The Streptomyces sp. NBC_01255 genome window below encodes:
- a CDS encoding ABC transporter ATP-binding protein, which yields MNTAPLLRATGLDKAYGSTPALAGADFSLRAGEVVAVMGPSGSGKSTLLHCLAGIVRPDAGTITYDGRELTALSDTARSSLRRTDFGFVFQFGQLVPELTCVENVALPLRLNGERRKAAEARAAEWLARLEVDSVAGKRPGEISGGQGQRVAVARALVTAPRVIFADEPTGALDSLNGERVMRLLTDASRDTGAAVVLVTHEARVAAYSDREIVVRDGSVRDAEWAA from the coding sequence CGCTCGCGGGCGCCGACTTCTCCCTCCGGGCCGGCGAGGTCGTCGCCGTGATGGGACCGTCCGGCTCCGGCAAGTCCACGCTGCTGCACTGTCTGGCCGGAATCGTGCGCCCCGACGCGGGCACGATCACCTACGACGGGCGGGAGCTCACCGCGCTCTCCGACACCGCGCGCAGCTCCCTGCGCCGGACCGACTTCGGCTTCGTGTTCCAGTTCGGCCAGCTCGTCCCCGAGCTGACCTGCGTCGAGAACGTCGCCCTCCCGCTCCGTCTGAACGGCGAGCGCCGGAAGGCCGCCGAGGCCAGGGCCGCCGAGTGGCTCGCCCGCCTGGAGGTCGACAGCGTGGCGGGCAAGCGCCCCGGCGAGATATCCGGCGGCCAGGGACAGCGCGTCGCCGTCGCCCGTGCCCTCGTCACCGCCCCGCGGGTGATCTTCGCCGACGAGCCGACCGGCGCGCTCGACTCCCTCAACGGCGAGCGGGTCATGCGGCTGCTCACCGACGCCTCCCGGGACACCGGTGCCGCCGTCGTCCTCGTCACCCACGAGGCCCGCGTCGCCGCCTACTCCGACCGGGAGATCGTCGTACGGGACGGCTCGGTCCGGGACGCGGAGTGGGCGGCATGA
- a CDS encoding FtsX-like permease family protein translates to MSLATWARDLALGARFAVTGGRPGLLRTLLTATGVGFGVALLLTAVSLPGMTFQREVRESQRAVDGSELVESPRPDSFLHLGRSTVYRDDVVTGLLVRPEGDAPPAPPGTAKLPALGEMAVSPALRELLDSPEGALLKERLPYKVSGTIGPAGLIGPAELRYVAQVDFLTTDNFDGRGTRYGWSVPEEPLNAFLILLVIVACVVLLLPVLVFIATAVRFGGEQRDRRLAALRLVGADTAMTRRIAAGESLAGALLGLLVGLGLFAVARQFAGSFTIWDVNAYPSDVVPMPALAALVLVAVPVSSVVVTLFALRGVVIEPLGVVRVSTPRRRRLWWRLLLLAAGAALLVPLMGQISVTQTSVDTVGIAAGTTLALIGLTTLLPWLVEACVKRLHAGPVAWQLAVRRLQLSSGTAARAVSGIVVAATGAIALQMLFQAMESDFTEFSGQDTSRAQIAVGAHARTADEARGIISRVERTEGVTGTIGIVQSNVWRSGPLKDGEEFAPMASLRVGDCASLKEYATLPSCTDGDVFVFLAHGAQGSPDDSRVTSAARPGAVVALRDPHPHPSAPKPPKGTKMPQWRIPAGARIVDSRPDPTGMYEYGVLATPSAIDAGLLDEPYAQAMVRLDPAVPDAAEHVRNTAAAIDPTSWVRTLQDIERDAAFSSVRTGILVGSTLTMLLVAASLLVATLEQLRDRKRLLSSLVAFGTRRSTLSWSVLWQTAIPIALGLVLAVAGGLGLGVVLLKMGGQRVHDWWVFLPVAGIGLGLIAAVTLLSMPVLWRLMRADGLRTE, encoded by the coding sequence ATGAGCCTTGCCACCTGGGCCCGCGACCTGGCGCTCGGCGCCCGGTTCGCGGTCACCGGGGGCCGCCCCGGCCTCCTCCGTACCCTGCTGACCGCGACCGGCGTCGGCTTCGGCGTGGCCCTGCTGCTCACCGCCGTCTCGCTGCCCGGCATGACGTTCCAGCGGGAGGTACGGGAGTCCCAGCGCGCCGTCGACGGCAGCGAACTGGTCGAGTCGCCCCGGCCTGACTCCTTCCTCCACCTCGGCCGGTCCACGGTCTACCGGGACGACGTCGTCACCGGTCTGCTCGTGCGGCCCGAGGGCGACGCGCCCCCGGCCCCGCCGGGCACGGCGAAACTGCCCGCCCTCGGCGAGATGGCCGTCTCCCCCGCGCTCCGCGAACTGCTCGACTCCCCCGAAGGCGCCCTCCTCAAGGAGCGGCTCCCCTACAAGGTCTCCGGGACGATCGGCCCGGCCGGACTCATCGGCCCGGCCGAACTGCGGTACGTCGCCCAGGTCGACTTCCTCACCACCGACAACTTCGACGGGCGCGGCACGCGCTACGGCTGGTCGGTGCCCGAGGAACCGCTGAACGCGTTCCTGATCCTGCTCGTCATCGTCGCCTGTGTCGTCCTGCTGCTTCCGGTGCTCGTCTTCATCGCGACCGCCGTCCGGTTCGGCGGCGAACAGCGCGACCGGCGGCTCGCGGCGCTGCGGCTGGTCGGCGCGGACACGGCGATGACCCGCCGGATCGCGGCCGGCGAGTCCCTCGCGGGCGCGCTGCTCGGTCTCCTGGTGGGCCTCGGACTCTTCGCGGTGGCGCGGCAGTTCGCCGGGTCCTTCACCATCTGGGACGTCAACGCCTACCCCTCCGACGTCGTGCCGATGCCCGCGCTCGCCGCGCTCGTCCTCGTCGCGGTCCCGGTCTCCTCGGTCGTGGTCACGCTCTTCGCGCTGCGCGGCGTCGTGATCGAGCCGCTCGGGGTGGTCCGCGTCTCCACGCCCCGGCGCCGCCGGCTGTGGTGGCGGCTGCTGCTCCTGGCGGCCGGCGCGGCCCTGCTCGTCCCGCTCATGGGCCAGATCTCGGTGACCCAGACGAGCGTCGACACCGTGGGGATCGCGGCCGGCACCACGCTCGCCCTGATCGGTCTCACCACGCTCCTTCCGTGGCTCGTCGAGGCCTGCGTGAAGCGCCTGCACGCCGGTCCGGTCGCCTGGCAGCTGGCGGTCCGCAGGCTCCAGCTGAGCAGCGGGACGGCGGCCCGCGCGGTCAGCGGCATCGTCGTCGCGGCGACCGGGGCGATCGCCCTCCAGATGCTCTTCCAGGCGATGGAGAGCGACTTCACGGAGTTCTCGGGCCAGGACACGTCCCGCGCCCAGATCGCGGTCGGCGCCCATGCGCGGACCGCCGACGAGGCCCGCGGGATCATCTCCCGCGTCGAGCGGACCGAGGGCGTCACCGGGACGATCGGCATCGTCCAGTCGAACGTGTGGCGGTCCGGGCCTCTCAAGGACGGCGAGGAGTTCGCCCCGATGGCCTCGCTCAGGGTCGGCGACTGCGCCTCCCTCAAGGAGTACGCGACGCTGCCCTCCTGCACGGACGGCGACGTCTTCGTCTTCCTCGCGCACGGCGCTCAGGGCAGCCCGGACGACAGCCGGGTCACCAGCGCCGCACGCCCGGGCGCCGTGGTCGCCCTGCGCGACCCACATCCGCACCCGAGCGCGCCGAAGCCCCCCAAGGGCACCAAGATGCCGCAGTGGCGCATCCCGGCCGGCGCCCGGATCGTGGACTCCCGGCCCGACCCGACCGGCATGTACGAGTACGGAGTCCTCGCCACCCCGTCGGCGATCGACGCCGGACTGCTCGACGAGCCCTACGCGCAGGCCATGGTCCGGCTCGACCCGGCAGTACCGGACGCCGCCGAGCACGTACGGAACACGGCGGCGGCCATCGACCCCACGTCCTGGGTCCGCACCCTGCAGGACATCGAGCGGGACGCCGCGTTCTCCAGCGTCCGCACGGGCATCCTGGTCGGCTCCACCCTGACGATGCTCCTGGTGGCGGCCTCGCTCCTGGTGGCGACGCTGGAGCAGCTCAGGGACCGCAAGCGGCTGCTCTCCTCGCTCGTCGCCTTCGGCACCCGCCGCTCGACCCTGAGCTGGTCGGTGCTGTGGCAGACGGCGATCCCGATCGCCCTCGGTCTCGTCCTCGCCGTGGCGGGCGGGCTCGGCCTCGGGGTGGTCCTGCTGAAGATGGGCGGGCAGCGCGTCCACGACTGGTGGGTCTTCCTGCCGGTCGCCGGGATCGGTCTCGGGCTGATCGCGGCCGTGACGCTCCTGAGCATGCCGGTCCTGTGGCGGCTGATGCGGGCGGACGGGCTGCGCACCGAGTAA
- a CDS encoding hydrogen peroxide-inducible genes activator, with protein sequence MASPYTPPYSPHRGKQPSLSQLRAFAAVAEHLHFRDAAAAIGMSQPALSGAVSALEEALGVQLLERTTRKVLLSPAGERLAVRARAVLDAVAELMEEAEAARAPFTGVLRLGVIPTVAPYLLPTVLRLVHRRYPDLDLQVHEEQTSSLLEGLAAGRLDLLLLAVPLGVPGVTELPLFDEDFVLVTPQGHPLAGRDDIPREALKELRLLLLDEGHCLRDQALDICREAGRTGGAEVTTTAAGLSTLVQLVAGGLGVTLLPRTAVTVETARNSALWTGLFTEPAPSRRIALAMRTGAARHAEFEELAEELRGAMKGLPVRVVGAGS encoded by the coding sequence GTGGCGTCCCCGTACACCCCGCCCTACAGCCCGCACCGAGGCAAGCAGCCGAGCCTTTCGCAGCTCAGAGCCTTCGCCGCGGTCGCCGAGCATCTGCACTTCCGCGATGCGGCGGCGGCCATCGGCATGAGCCAGCCCGCGCTCTCGGGCGCGGTTTCGGCTCTCGAAGAGGCGCTCGGTGTCCAGCTCCTTGAGCGTACGACGCGGAAGGTGCTGCTCTCGCCCGCGGGCGAGCGGCTCGCGGTGCGCGCGCGGGCCGTCCTCGACGCGGTCGCCGAGCTGATGGAGGAGGCGGAGGCGGCCCGGGCGCCGTTCACCGGGGTGCTGCGGCTCGGGGTGATCCCGACCGTCGCGCCGTACCTGCTGCCCACCGTCCTGCGGCTCGTCCACCGGCGCTACCCGGACCTCGACCTCCAGGTCCACGAGGAGCAGACCTCCTCCCTCCTGGAGGGCCTCGCGGCCGGGCGGCTCGACCTGCTCCTGCTCGCCGTGCCGCTGGGCGTGCCCGGCGTCACCGAACTGCCGCTCTTCGACGAGGACTTCGTGCTCGTCACCCCGCAGGGGCATCCGCTGGCCGGGCGGGACGACATCCCGCGCGAGGCCCTCAAGGAGCTGCGGCTGCTGCTCCTGGACGAGGGGCACTGCCTGCGGGACCAGGCCCTCGACATCTGCCGCGAGGCCGGCCGCACCGGCGGCGCCGAGGTCACCACCACCGCCGCGGGGCTCTCCACCCTGGTCCAGCTGGTGGCCGGCGGCCTCGGGGTGACCCTGCTGCCGCGCACCGCCGTGACCGTCGAGACAGCCCGTAACAGCGCCCTGTGGACGGGGCTGTTCACGGAACCGGCGCCCTCGCGGCGGATCGCCCTCGCCATGCGGACGGGCGCGGCCCGGCACGCCGAGTTCGAGGAGCTGGCGGAGGAGCTGCGGGGCGCGATGAAGGGGCTGCCGGTACGGGTGGTGGGCGCGGGTTCCTGA
- a CDS encoding peroxiredoxin produces MLTVGDKFPTYDLTACVSLESGKEFEQIDHKAYEGKWRVVFFWPKDFTFVCPTEIAAFGKLNDEFADRDAQILGVSGDSEFVHHAWRKDHADLRDLPFPMLADSKHELMSDCGVRGEDGFAQRAVFIVDPNNEIQFTMVTAGSVGRNPKEVLRVLDALQTDELCPCNWNKGEGTLDAAALLSGE; encoded by the coding sequence GTGCTCACTGTCGGTGACAAGTTCCCCACCTACGACCTGACCGCCTGCGTGTCGCTGGAGAGCGGCAAGGAGTTCGAGCAGATCGACCACAAGGCCTACGAGGGCAAGTGGCGCGTGGTGTTCTTCTGGCCGAAGGACTTCACCTTCGTCTGCCCCACCGAGATCGCCGCGTTCGGCAAGCTGAACGACGAGTTCGCGGACCGCGACGCCCAGATCCTCGGCGTCTCCGGCGACTCGGAGTTCGTGCACCACGCCTGGCGCAAGGACCACGCCGACCTGCGTGACCTGCCCTTCCCGATGCTCGCCGACTCGAAGCACGAGCTCATGAGCGACTGCGGCGTCCGCGGCGAAGACGGCTTCGCCCAGCGCGCCGTCTTCATCGTGGACCCGAACAACGAGATCCAGTTCACCATGGTGACCGCCGGCTCCGTCGGCCGTAACCCCAAGGAGGTCCTGCGGGTGCTCGACGCCCTGCAGACCGACGAGCTGTGCCCGTGCAACTGGAACAAGGGCGAGGGCACCCTCGACGCGGCCGCGTTGCTCTCGGGCGAGTGA
- a CDS encoding alkyl hydroperoxide reductase, translating to MALDELKAAIPDFAKDLKLNLGSVIGNSELPQQQLWGTVLACAIASRSPIVLKELEPEAQANLKPEAYQAAKSAAAIMAMNNVFYRTRHLLSDPEYGTMRAGLRMNVIGKPGVEKVDFELWSLAVSAINGCGQCLDSHEQVLREAGVDRETIQEAVKIAAVIQAVGVTLDAEAVLA from the coding sequence ATGGCTCTCGACGAACTCAAGGCCGCCATACCGGACTTCGCCAAGGACCTGAAGCTGAACCTCGGTTCGGTCATCGGCAACAGCGAGCTCCCGCAGCAGCAGCTCTGGGGCACGGTCCTGGCCTGCGCGATCGCCTCGCGCTCGCCGATCGTCCTCAAGGAGCTGGAGCCCGAGGCCCAGGCCAACCTGAAGCCCGAGGCGTACCAGGCGGCCAAGTCCGCCGCCGCGATCATGGCGATGAACAACGTCTTCTACCGGACCCGGCACCTGCTGTCGGACCCCGAGTACGGGACGATGCGCGCCGGACTGCGGATGAACGTCATCGGCAAGCCGGGCGTCGAGAAGGTCGACTTCGAGCTGTGGTCGCTGGCCGTCTCCGCGATCAACGGCTGCGGCCAGTGCCTGGACTCGCACGAGCAGGTCCTGCGCGAGGCCGGTGTCGACCGCGAGACGATCCAGGAGGCCGTGAAGATCGCCGCGGTGATCCAGGCCGTCGGCGTCACGCTGGACGCGGAAGCGGTCCTCGCCTGA
- a CDS encoding AI-2E family transporter, producing the protein MSRLPGWLGRLGAGLSRMGERLDERRVEAEREDPDSVPYEDVTGPVPAPAPERPAPSDIDTAPPLPADAPTATDALDAAVATAEEAPDGAGRSVPAPPSYAPAVAARPDPVAAIPWGMRVAAEASWRLLVFAGTLWVLMKVISSVQLVVLAFVAALLVTALLQPTVARLRTMGMPRGVATAVTAVSGFVVMGLVGWFVVWQVMDNIDNLSDQVKDGIEELKLALLNSPFHVTEQQINGIAKNLSDSVGANAEQITQVGLQGVTVVVEALTGILLAMFSTLFLLYDGKKVWEWTLKLVPAQARPGVAGAGPRAWRTLTAYVRGTVLVALIDAVFIGLGLYFLDVPMAVPLAVFIFLFAFIPLVGAVISGALAVVVALVTNGLFTALMVLVVVLAVQQIEGHVLQPFILGRAVRVHPLAVVLAVAAGGLTAGIGGAVVAVPLVAVSNTVVGYLRAYSTEQALRSTPEPRGATAFEVAPTPAPGAVAVKGESST; encoded by the coding sequence ATGTCGAGACTGCCGGGATGGCTGGGACGGCTTGGCGCGGGCCTGAGCCGTATGGGCGAACGCCTGGACGAGCGCAGGGTCGAGGCGGAACGAGAAGATCCGGACAGCGTTCCGTACGAGGACGTGACCGGCCCCGTGCCCGCCCCCGCTCCGGAGCGGCCCGCCCCGTCGGACATCGACACCGCCCCGCCCCTTCCGGCGGACGCGCCGACCGCCACGGACGCCTTGGACGCCGCGGTCGCCACGGCCGAGGAGGCCCCGGACGGAGCAGGCCGCTCCGTCCCCGCCCCTCCTTCGTACGCCCCCGCCGTCGCCGCCCGCCCCGACCCCGTCGCCGCGATCCCCTGGGGCATGCGCGTCGCGGCGGAGGCGAGTTGGCGGCTCCTCGTCTTCGCGGGCACGCTCTGGGTGCTGATGAAGGTGATCAGCTCCGTCCAGCTCGTCGTCCTCGCCTTCGTCGCCGCGCTGCTCGTCACCGCCCTGCTCCAGCCCACCGTCGCCCGGCTCCGCACCATGGGCATGCCGCGCGGTGTCGCCACCGCCGTCACCGCCGTCTCCGGCTTCGTCGTGATGGGCCTGGTCGGCTGGTTCGTGGTCTGGCAGGTCATGGACAACATCGACAACCTGTCCGACCAGGTCAAGGACGGTATCGAGGAGCTCAAGCTCGCGCTGCTCAACAGCCCCTTCCATGTGACCGAGCAGCAGATCAACGGGATCGCCAAGAACCTCAGTGACTCCGTCGGCGCCAACGCCGAACAGATCACCCAGGTCGGACTCCAGGGCGTCACGGTCGTCGTCGAGGCGCTCACCGGCATCCTGCTCGCCATGTTCTCGACGCTCTTCCTGCTCTACGACGGGAAGAAGGTCTGGGAGTGGACGCTCAAGCTCGTCCCCGCCCAGGCCCGGCCCGGCGTCGCCGGCGCGGGGCCGCGCGCCTGGCGCACCCTCACCGCCTATGTGCGCGGCACGGTGCTCGTCGCCCTGATCGACGCGGTCTTCATCGGCCTCGGCCTCTACTTCCTCGACGTGCCGATGGCCGTGCCGCTCGCCGTCTTCATCTTCCTGTTCGCCTTCATCCCGCTGGTCGGCGCGGTGATCTCCGGTGCCCTCGCGGTCGTCGTCGCCCTCGTCACCAACGGCCTGTTCACCGCGCTCATGGTGCTCGTCGTCGTCCTCGCCGTGCAGCAGATCGAGGGCCATGTGCTCCAGCCGTTCATCCTCGGCCGCGCGGTACGGGTCCACCCGCTGGCCGTCGTCCTCGCGGTCGCGGCCGGCGGTCTGACCGCGGGCATCGGCGGCGCCGTGGTCGCGGTCCCGCTGGTGGCCGTGTCGAACACGGTCGTCGGCTACCTGCGCGCGTACAGCACCGAACAGGCCCTGCGCAGCACACCGGAACCGCGCGGCGCGACCGCGTTCGAAGTGGCCCCGACCCCGGCACCGGGTGCGGTGGCCGTCAAGGGGGAGAGCAGCACGTGA
- a CDS encoding transglycosylase SLT domain-containing protein has translation MSRISVRGFAVASATAVTTVGAVVGVASGNAVQASDDNFEATAADTTLLADIPAGEQAQIQVSSLSEQADVQAAAADAAVRKSAEENARLRAAQDAEAKKEAADKAAAEAKAEEERKEREKEEAERASRSSVRDASSFSAKGSYSVAEVKAMARQMVPASQFQCFSNIVNHESTWNYLAVNQSSGAYGLVQALPGSKMSSAGADWQTNPATQIKWGLSYMDSRYGGPCGAWSFWQANRWY, from the coding sequence GTGAGCCGGATCTCGGTCCGGGGATTCGCGGTGGCTTCGGCCACTGCGGTCACCACCGTCGGCGCCGTCGTCGGCGTTGCCTCGGGCAACGCCGTGCAGGCTTCGGATGACAACTTCGAGGCCACCGCGGCCGATACCACGCTGCTCGCGGACATCCCCGCGGGCGAGCAGGCCCAGATTCAGGTCTCCTCGCTCTCGGAGCAGGCCGACGTCCAGGCCGCTGCCGCCGACGCCGCCGTGAGGAAGTCCGCGGAGGAGAACGCCCGGCTCCGTGCCGCCCAGGACGCCGAGGCCAAGAAGGAGGCCGCCGACAAGGCCGCCGCCGAGGCCAAGGCCGAGGAGGAGCGCAAGGAGCGGGAGAAGGAAGAGGCCGAGCGCGCCAGCCGTTCCTCCGTCCGCGACGCCTCCAGCTTCTCCGCGAAGGGGTCGTACTCCGTCGCCGAGGTCAAGGCGATGGCCCGCCAGATGGTCCCGGCCTCGCAGTTCCAGTGCTTCAGCAACATCGTGAACCACGAGTCCACCTGGAACTACCTCGCGGTCAACCAGTCTTCGGGCGCCTACGGCCTCGTGCAGGCCCTGCCGGGCAGCAAGATGTCCTCGGCCGGCGCCGACTGGCAGACCAACCCCGCCACCCAGATCAAGTGGGGCCTCAGCTACATGGACAGCCGCTACGGCGGCCCTTGTGGCGCCTGGTCGTTCTGGCAGGCCAACCGCTGGTACTAG
- a CDS encoding PhoH family protein, producing the protein MVTSTKRRLNDRRTYVLDTSVLLADPNAMSRFDEHEVVLPIVVVTELEAKRHHPELGYFARQALRLLDDFRVKYGRLDAPLPIGELGGTLRVELNHSDPGVLPAGYRLGDNDSRILAVARNLQAEGYDVTVVSKDLPLRIKASSVGLLAEEYRAELAITDANGWTGMSELALSGEQVDLLFDQDTLYVPEAAELPVHTGLVLQSERGKALGRITSEGNVKLVRGDREAFGLRGRSAEQRIALDLLLDPDVGIISMGGRAGTGKSALALCAGLEAVLERRQHQKVMVFRPLYAVGGQELGYLPGSEAEKMSPWAQAVFDTLSSVASREVIEEVLGRGMLEVLPLTHIRGRSLHDAFVIVDEAQSLERNVLLTVLSRIGANSRVVLTHDVAQRDNLRVGRYDGVVAVVEKLKGHPLFAHVTLTRSERSPIAALVTEMLEDVQI; encoded by the coding sequence GTGGTGACCAGCACGAAGCGCCGCCTTAACGACCGGCGCACCTATGTTCTCGACACCAGCGTCCTGCTGGCCGACCCCAACGCGATGTCCCGGTTCGACGAGCACGAAGTGGTGCTCCCGATCGTCGTGGTCACCGAGTTGGAGGCCAAGCGGCACCATCCCGAGCTCGGCTACTTCGCCCGGCAGGCCCTGCGCCTGCTGGACGACTTCCGGGTGAAGTACGGACGCCTCGACGCCCCGCTCCCCATCGGGGAGCTCGGCGGCACCCTGCGTGTCGAACTCAACCATTCCGACCCCGGCGTACTGCCCGCCGGCTACAGGTTGGGGGACAACGACTCACGGATCCTCGCGGTCGCGCGCAACCTCCAGGCGGAGGGGTACGACGTCACGGTCGTCTCCAAGGACCTGCCGCTGCGCATCAAGGCCTCCTCGGTCGGTCTCCTCGCGGAGGAGTACCGCGCCGAGCTGGCCATCACGGACGCCAACGGCTGGACCGGGATGTCCGAGCTCGCGCTCTCCGGGGAGCAGGTCGACCTGCTCTTCGACCAGGACACGCTGTACGTGCCCGAGGCCGCCGAGCTTCCCGTCCACACGGGCCTGGTGCTCCAGTCCGAGCGCGGCAAGGCGCTCGGCCGGATCACCTCCGAGGGGAACGTCAAGCTGGTCCGCGGCGACCGGGAGGCCTTCGGGCTCCGCGGCCGCAGCGCCGAGCAGCGGATCGCGCTCGATCTGCTCCTCGACCCGGACGTCGGCATCATCTCGATGGGCGGCCGGGCCGGCACCGGCAAGTCCGCGCTCGCGCTCTGCGCGGGCCTGGAGGCGGTCCTGGAGCGCCGGCAGCACCAGAAGGTGATGGTCTTCCGCCCGCTGTACGCGGTCGGCGGCCAGGAGCTCGGCTACCTGCCGGGCAGCGAGGCGGAGAAGATGAGCCCCTGGGCTCAGGCGGTCTTCGACACGCTGTCCTCGGTCGCGAGCCGCGAGGTCATCGAGGAGGTCCTGGGGCGCGGGATGCTGGAGGTCCTGCCGCTCACCCATATCCGGGGCCGCTCCCTCCACGACGCGTTCGTCATCGTGGACGAGGCCCAGTCCCTGGAGCGGAACGTCCTGTTGACCGTTCTGTCCCGGATCGGGGCGAATTCACGGGTCGTGCTGACCCATGACGTCGCCCAGCGCGACAACCTCCGGGTCGGCCGGTACGACGGAGTCGTCGCCGTGGTCGAGAAACTGAAGGGGCATCCGCTCTTCGCCCATGTCACCCTCACCCGCTCCGAGCGCTCCCCGATCGCCGCGCTCGTGACGGAGATGCTGGAGGACGTTCAGATCTGA
- a CDS encoding isoprenyl transferase produces the protein MNLRDLVYGLYARRVEGRLDHAQVPKHIGVILDGNRRWAKASGGTPEQGHKAGADKIQELLGWCAETDVEVVTLWMLSTDNLNRPEEQLVPLLGIIENAVRALAADGRWRVNHVGTMDLLPARTQSVLKEAEQATHANTGILVNVAVGYGGRQEIADAVRSLLLEHAERGTSFEELAEIVDVEHISEHLYTRGQPDPDLVIRTSGEQRLSGFMLWQSAHSEYYFCEVHWPAFRKVDFLRALRDYAARHRRYGT, from the coding sequence GTGAACCTGCGCGACCTGGTGTACGGGCTCTACGCACGCCGGGTGGAAGGCCGCCTCGACCACGCCCAGGTGCCCAAGCACATCGGGGTCATCCTCGACGGGAACCGGCGCTGGGCCAAGGCGTCCGGCGGGACCCCCGAGCAGGGGCACAAGGCGGGCGCGGACAAGATCCAGGAGCTGCTCGGCTGGTGCGCCGAGACGGACGTCGAGGTCGTCACGCTCTGGATGCTGTCCACCGACAACCTGAACCGGCCCGAGGAACAGCTCGTCCCGCTGCTCGGCATCATCGAGAACGCCGTGCGCGCGCTCGCCGCCGACGGCCGCTGGCGCGTCAACCACGTGGGCACGATGGACCTGCTGCCCGCCCGTACCCAGTCCGTGCTGAAGGAGGCCGAGCAGGCCACCCACGCCAACACGGGAATACTGGTGAACGTGGCGGTGGGCTACGGCGGCCGCCAGGAGATCGCGGACGCGGTCCGCTCGCTGCTCCTGGAGCACGCGGAGCGGGGGACGAGCTTCGAGGAGCTCGCCGAGATCGTCGACGTCGAGCACATCTCGGAGCACCTGTACACGCGCGGCCAGCCCGACCCCGACCTGGTGATCCGTACGAGCGGCGAGCAGCGCCTCTCCGGATTCATGCTGTGGCAGAGCGCCCATTCCGAGTACTACTTCTGCGAGGTCCACTGGCCGGCCTTCCGCAAGGTCGACTTCCTGCGGGCGCTCCGCGACTACGCGGCCCGGCACCGGCGCTACGGCACCTGA
- the mgrA gene encoding L-glyceraldehyde 3-phosphate reductase, with the protein MTDSPLYRASADRYDAMEYRRTGRSGLKLPAISLGLWHNFGDDRALDNQRAILRRAFDLGVTHFDLANNYGPPPGSAELNFGKLFAQDFAPYRDELIVSTKAGYEMHPGPYGEWGSRKYLLSSLDASLKRMGLDYVDIFYSHRFDPHTPLEETMGALASAVQQGKALYVGVSSYNSEQTAQAAGILREMGVPALIHQPSYSMINRWTEEDGLLDTLEAAGMGCISFVPLAQGLLTNKYLKGIPEGSRATQGKSLDPNLLSDEVLRRLRGLADIAERRGQSLAQLALSWVLRDERMTSALIGASSVAQLEENVAALAAAPLTDEELKEIDSFAVDTDGTNIWAGRG; encoded by the coding sequence GTGACTGATTCCCCCCTGTACCGCGCCTCCGCGGACCGCTACGACGCCATGGAGTACCGCCGCACGGGCCGCAGCGGCCTCAAGCTCCCGGCGATCTCGCTCGGCCTCTGGCACAACTTCGGCGACGACCGCGCGCTCGACAACCAGCGCGCGATCCTGCGCCGCGCCTTCGACCTCGGCGTGACCCACTTCGACCTGGCGAACAACTACGGGCCGCCGCCCGGCTCCGCCGAGCTGAACTTCGGCAAGCTCTTCGCCCAGGACTTCGCGCCCTACCGCGACGAGCTGATCGTCTCGACCAAGGCCGGCTACGAGATGCACCCCGGCCCGTACGGCGAGTGGGGCTCCCGCAAGTACCTGCTGTCGTCGCTCGACGCCTCCCTGAAGCGGATGGGCCTCGACTACGTCGACATCTTCTACTCGCACCGCTTCGACCCGCACACCCCGCTGGAGGAGACGATGGGGGCCCTGGCCTCCGCCGTGCAGCAGGGCAAGGCGCTGTACGTCGGTGTCTCCTCGTACAACAGCGAGCAGACCGCCCAGGCGGCCGGGATCCTGCGCGAGATGGGCGTCCCGGCCCTGATCCACCAGCCCTCGTACTCGATGATCAACCGCTGGACCGAGGAGGACGGTCTCCTCGACACGCTGGAGGCGGCCGGCATGGGCTGCATCTCCTTCGTGCCGCTGGCGCAGGGGCTGCTCACCAACAAGTACCTGAAGGGCATCCCGGAGGGCTCGCGGGCCACCCAGGGCAAGTCCCTCGACCCGAACCTGCTCTCCGACGAGGTGCTGCGGCGCCTGCGCGGTCTCGCGGACATCGCGGAGCGGCGCGGGCAGTCGCTGGCGCAGCTGGCGCTGTCGTGGGTGCTGCGCGACGAGCGGATGACCTCGGCGCTGATCGGCGCGTCCAGCGTCGCCCAGCTGGAGGAGAACGTGGCCGCGCTCGCGGCCGCGCCGCTGACGGACGAGGAGCTCAAGGAGATCGACTCGTTCGCGGTCGACACCGACGGCACGAACATCTGGGCCGGCCGGGGCTGA